One genomic segment of Vibrio fluvialis includes these proteins:
- a CDS encoding diguanylate cyclase domain-containing protein — protein MPKEQHQIQDVPMNELKQCYFDQSPAGIAITDLKGQIEIANQRFSQITRANEQQDIGEIMNPALPISVAEVIDDLLQGKQHMHIFEVKHAFSADTLSWCIIKASLLDKNAKTHVSFVIEDISLNRQLNPRMNVHLNAIVDSLPVLIAQIDAQNRYLYANKTYEEYFHTTLNEVIGRTIENLIGEEAFARSAPYIERARQGETVTFDNTLFFTNELRVLHLKLVPDEMHQGGFYIFGQDVTELRAFQSSLEFKAYHDSLTGLPNRSFFMKSLANVLKYKQQGSALLFIDLDGLKLANDRYGHHIGDGLLKIFARVLQDAIRPQDFVSRLAGDEFTIILTELEDPLVNMQEICQRIQERLPASVEIEGHCIPCSCSIGATLLDHTQHLSEETWLARADAAMYKAKSSGKGGFVIE, from the coding sequence ATGCCGAAAGAACAACATCAAATTCAGGATGTGCCGATGAATGAGCTGAAACAGTGTTACTTTGACCAATCACCCGCGGGTATTGCTATCACGGATCTGAAGGGTCAGATTGAAATTGCCAATCAGCGCTTTTCTCAAATCACGCGGGCCAATGAGCAGCAGGACATCGGGGAGATTATGAATCCCGCATTGCCAATCAGCGTCGCAGAGGTCATCGATGATCTGTTGCAGGGTAAACAGCATATGCACATTTTTGAGGTCAAGCACGCCTTCAGTGCTGACACTTTAAGTTGGTGCATCATCAAGGCCAGCCTGCTGGATAAAAACGCCAAAACTCACGTATCGTTTGTGATTGAAGACATCAGTCTCAACCGACAGCTCAATCCACGCATGAATGTGCACCTCAATGCGATTGTCGACAGCCTGCCCGTCCTGATCGCTCAGATCGACGCTCAGAACCGCTATCTGTACGCCAACAAAACCTACGAAGAATACTTCCATACCACACTGAATGAAGTGATTGGCCGTACGATCGAAAATCTGATCGGCGAAGAAGCATTTGCGCGCAGCGCGCCTTATATCGAACGAGCTCGTCAGGGTGAAACCGTCACCTTCGACAATACCTTGTTTTTCACCAACGAATTACGCGTGCTGCATCTCAAACTGGTGCCGGATGAGATGCATCAGGGTGGGTTTTATATTTTCGGTCAGGATGTCACCGAGTTGAGGGCGTTTCAGAGCAGCTTGGAGTTCAAGGCTTATCATGATTCGCTTACGGGTCTGCCTAACCGTAGCTTTTTTATGAAATCGCTCGCCAACGTGCTTAAGTACAAACAACAAGGCTCTGCACTGTTGTTTATTGATCTGGATGGTCTCAAATTGGCGAACGATCGCTACGGCCACCACATCGGCGACGGCTTACTGAAGATCTTCGCCCGGGTGCTACAAGATGCCATTCGCCCGCAGGATTTCGTTTCGCGCTTGGCGGGTGATGAATTCACCATCATTCTGACGGAGCTGGAAGACCCGCTCGTCAACATGCAGGAAATCTGTCAGCGCATTCAGGAACGGCTGCCCGCCAGCGTCGAGATTGAAGGCCATTGCATCCCCTGCAGTTGCAGCATTGGCGCGACACTGCTCGATCACACCCAACATCTGAGTGAAGAAACCTGGCTGGCGCGGGCCGATGCGGCCATGTACAAAGCCAAAAGCAGTGGCAAAGGCGGTTTCGTCATCGAATAG
- the glpQ gene encoding glycerophosphodiester phosphodiesterase, whose translation MKKILTLSLLSLACSASVSANPLVIAHRGASGYLPEHTLEAKALAYGMKPDYIEQDVVMTKDDQLVVLHDHYLDRVTDVAERFPGRARADGRYYAIDFTLAEIKSLRVTEGFNIDDKGNKVAGFPDRFPMWKSTFTVPTFAEEIELIQGLNKSLGYDIGIYPEIKAPWFHRHEGKDISKAVLDVLKQYGYDSKDDKVYLQCFDANELKRIHDELLPSMKMDLNLVQLMAYTDWNETMTYQGDTAMPYSYDWMFEPGGMKKVAQYADGIGPWKPMLVDDKSTKDNIIIKPLMGEAKAAGLVVHPYTFRADKGRIAPYAENFDGMLDVFYNQVKVDGLFTDFPDKAVSFLNHQ comes from the coding sequence ATGAAAAAGATTCTGACCCTTTCTCTGCTCTCTCTGGCTTGCAGCGCGAGCGTATCTGCCAATCCATTGGTGATTGCCCACCGCGGCGCATCGGGTTACCTGCCGGAGCACACGCTGGAAGCCAAAGCGCTGGCCTATGGCATGAAACCGGATTACATCGAGCAAGACGTGGTGATGACCAAGGATGACCAGCTAGTGGTTCTGCACGATCACTACCTCGATCGCGTGACCGACGTTGCCGAGCGTTTCCCTGGCCGCGCACGTGCTGATGGCCGTTACTACGCCATCGACTTTACACTGGCGGAAATCAAAAGCCTGCGCGTGACCGAAGGTTTCAACATCGATGACAAAGGCAACAAAGTGGCCGGTTTCCCCGACCGTTTCCCGATGTGGAAATCAACCTTTACCGTGCCCACCTTTGCTGAAGAGATTGAGCTGATTCAAGGACTGAACAAATCGCTCGGTTATGACATCGGTATCTACCCTGAAATCAAAGCGCCGTGGTTCCATCGCCATGAGGGCAAAGACATTTCTAAAGCGGTGTTGGACGTGCTGAAACAGTACGGCTACGACAGCAAAGACGACAAAGTCTACCTGCAATGTTTTGATGCCAACGAGCTGAAACGCATTCACGATGAGCTGCTGCCATCGATGAAGATGGATCTCAATCTGGTACAGTTGATGGCCTACACCGACTGGAATGAAACCATGACCTATCAAGGCGACACAGCAATGCCTTACAGCTACGACTGGATGTTTGAGCCGGGTGGCATGAAGAAAGTCGCGCAATACGCCGATGGCATCGGCCCTTGGAAACCGATGCTGGTTGACGACAAGAGCACCAAAGACAACATCATCATCAAGCCGTTGATGGGTGAAGCCAAAGCCGCCGGTCTGGTGGTGCATCCGTACACCTTCCGCGCCGACAAAGGCCGCATCGCGCCGTATGCGGAAAACTTCGATGGCATGCTGGATGTGTTCTACAACCAAGTAAAAGTCGATGGACTGTTTACCGACTTCCCGGACAAAGCGGTGTCGTTCCTGAATCATCAGTAA
- the glpT gene encoding glycerol-3-phosphate transporter — protein MFGIFKPQAHIERLSPDRVESAYTRLRWQLFIGIFVGYAGYYLVRKNFSLAMPYLIEQGYSRGDLGVALAAVSIAYGLSKFLMGSVSDRSNPRYFLSAGLLCSALVMFCFGFMPWATGSITAMFILLFLNGWFQGMGWPACGRTMVHWWSRKERGEIVSVWNVAHNVGGGLIGPIFLLGLWMFNDDWRTAFYVPAFFAVLVAIFIWITMRDTPQSCGLPPIEEYKNDYPDDYDTSHEKEMTAKEIFFKYVFSNKLLWSIAIANAFVYLIRYGVLDWAPVYLREAKEFTVDKSSWAYFLYEWAGIPGTLLCGWISDKVFKGRRAPAGILFMVLVLLAVLVYWFNPAGNPAIDMAALVAIGFLIYGPVMLIGLYALELAPKKAAGTAAGLTGLFGYLGGAVAANAILGYTVDHFGWDGGFIILVGSCITAIVCLIYALIGERAHHKAKADKEAKQAVA, from the coding sequence ATGTTTGGGATTTTCAAACCACAAGCTCACATCGAACGGCTGTCGCCGGATCGGGTTGAGAGCGCTTATACACGTCTACGCTGGCAACTTTTTATCGGTATTTTTGTAGGCTATGCAGGTTACTATCTGGTTCGTAAGAACTTCAGCTTGGCGATGCCATATCTGATCGAGCAAGGCTACAGCCGCGGCGATCTCGGTGTCGCACTGGCTGCGGTTTCGATCGCTTACGGCTTATCTAAATTCTTAATGGGCAGCGTGTCTGACCGCTCCAACCCACGTTATTTCCTCAGTGCGGGCCTGCTTTGCTCTGCACTGGTCATGTTCTGCTTTGGCTTTATGCCATGGGCAACCGGCAGCATCACGGCCATGTTCATCCTGTTGTTCCTGAACGGTTGGTTCCAGGGCATGGGTTGGCCAGCTTGTGGGCGAACCATGGTGCACTGGTGGTCGCGCAAAGAGCGGGGTGAAATCGTTTCTGTATGGAACGTCGCGCACAACGTCGGCGGCGGTCTGATCGGTCCTATCTTCCTGCTGGGTTTGTGGATGTTCAACGACGACTGGCGCACTGCATTCTACGTGCCTGCCTTCTTCGCGGTTCTGGTTGCAATCTTCATCTGGATCACCATGCGTGATACACCGCAATCGTGTGGTCTGCCACCAATCGAAGAGTACAAAAACGATTACCCGGACGACTACGACACCTCACACGAAAAAGAGATGACGGCCAAAGAGATCTTCTTTAAGTACGTGTTCTCTAACAAGCTGCTGTGGTCAATCGCGATTGCCAACGCGTTCGTTTACCTGATCCGTTACGGCGTGCTGGACTGGGCGCCGGTTTACCTGCGTGAAGCGAAAGAATTCACCGTTGATAAATCGTCTTGGGCGTACTTCCTGTACGAATGGGCAGGCATTCCGGGCACACTGCTGTGTGGTTGGATCTCGGATAAAGTGTTCAAAGGTCGCCGCGCACCTGCTGGTATCTTGTTCATGGTACTGGTTCTGCTGGCTGTTCTGGTTTACTGGTTCAACCCGGCTGGCAACCCAGCGATTGACATGGCAGCACTGGTTGCGATCGGCTTCCTGATCTACGGCCCGGTTATGCTGATTGGTCTGTACGCGCTGGAACTGGCTCCGAAGAAAGCAGCAGGGACTGCGGCTGGCCTGACCGGTCTGTTTGGTTACCTGGGCGGCGCTGTAGCAGCGAACGCGATTCTGGGTTACACCGTAGACCACTTCGGTTGGGACGGCGGTTTCATCATTCTGGTTGGTTCTTGTATTACCGCCATCGTGTGTCTGATTTACGCATTGATTGGCGAACGAGCGCACCATAAAGCGAAAGCCGATAAAGAAGCCAAACAAGCGGTCGCATAA
- a CDS encoding methyl-accepting chemotaxis protein, whose translation MAATENKDYPENISFISTTQPSSHITYANEAFCDVAEYELDEMLAQPHNMVRHPEMPKAAFEQLWQYLNQGKSWMGIVKNRCKGPRHYWVSAFVTPIKDAQGNIVEHQSVRSKPSKEQVARAEALYAKLNQGQAVTVRRWPMMRILQGAVLSGTLISAGWMWQQQAWLPGSLVVLMQMITLAGMGYLHRRHAQLYKLASEAYSNPLMEKVYTGYCDECSPVELALMMRKAELRAVVARSSETSGQILKEAQREFDNMRGIEQALAQQQQETELVATAVEELTYSINDIAQSASAASQLTEIAQSDSLCGLERIRATVAQVNALDSELAQSQKVLTTLAQHSQQVETILEVITAISEQTNLLALNAAIEAARAGESGRGFAVVADEVRKLAAKTGDSTSEIHAMIAELQSLATQAVSSMQRGSELSLQCKQTVDSTGGVIQDIAAKLGQVTHESQQIAAAVEQQASATREITANAVNIKTLTEKNSLAASSSVQRTQHLVHNLEQLQRLIHQFERH comes from the coding sequence ATGGCCGCTACCGAGAATAAAGATTATCCGGAGAATATCAGTTTTATCTCTACCACCCAGCCTTCTAGCCATATCACTTACGCCAACGAAGCTTTCTGCGATGTTGCAGAGTATGAACTTGATGAGATGTTGGCTCAGCCGCACAACATGGTTCGTCACCCTGAAATGCCCAAAGCTGCGTTTGAGCAGTTATGGCAGTATCTCAATCAGGGAAAAAGCTGGATGGGGATTGTGAAGAACCGTTGCAAAGGTCCCAGGCACTATTGGGTGTCGGCGTTTGTCACACCGATAAAGGATGCGCAGGGTAACATCGTTGAGCATCAATCGGTGCGCTCCAAACCAAGCAAAGAACAAGTCGCGCGCGCCGAGGCGTTGTACGCCAAACTCAATCAGGGGCAAGCCGTCACGGTGCGTCGCTGGCCGATGATGCGCATATTGCAAGGCGCAGTGCTGTCAGGCACGCTCATCAGCGCGGGCTGGATGTGGCAACAGCAGGCGTGGTTGCCGGGTAGCCTGGTGGTGCTGATGCAAATGATCACGCTGGCTGGAATGGGCTACTTACATCGGCGTCATGCTCAGCTGTATAAACTGGCCAGCGAAGCTTACAGTAACCCGCTGATGGAAAAAGTGTATACCGGCTATTGCGATGAATGTTCGCCCGTCGAGCTGGCGCTGATGATGCGTAAGGCGGAGCTGCGTGCGGTGGTTGCACGCAGCAGCGAAACGTCCGGACAAATCCTGAAAGAGGCGCAGCGTGAATTCGACAATATGCGTGGAATCGAACAGGCATTGGCCCAGCAACAGCAGGAAACGGAACTCGTGGCCACCGCAGTGGAAGAGCTGACCTATTCGATCAACGACATCGCCCAGAGTGCGTCGGCCGCGTCACAACTAACTGAAATTGCCCAGAGCGATTCGTTGTGTGGTCTGGAGCGGATTCGTGCCACGGTGGCTCAGGTAAACGCACTGGACAGTGAATTGGCGCAGAGTCAGAAGGTTCTGACCACACTGGCTCAACACAGTCAGCAGGTGGAAACCATTCTGGAAGTGATCACGGCCATTTCTGAGCAAACCAATTTGCTGGCGCTGAACGCTGCTATTGAAGCGGCGCGTGCCGGAGAGTCGGGGCGTGGTTTTGCGGTGGTGGCTGATGAAGTGCGCAAACTGGCGGCCAAAACCGGGGATTCAACCAGTGAAATTCATGCCATGATTGCGGAGTTGCAATCGCTCGCGACACAGGCGGTCTCTTCGATGCAACGTGGTTCGGAACTCTCGCTGCAATGCAAACAAACGGTGGATTCAACTGGCGGTGTGATTCAGGATATTGCGGCCAAGCTCGGTCAGGTGACCCATGAAAGCCAGCAGATTGCAGCCGCGGTGGAGCAGCAGGCGAGTGCGACGCGCGAAATTACTGCCAATGCCGTCAATATTAAGACGTTAACCGAGAAAAATTCACTTGCGGCGTCTTCTTCAGTGCAGCGCACGCAACATCTGGTGCACAACTTAGAACAGTTGCAGCGCCTGATTCATCAGTTTGAACGACATTAA